In Poecilia reticulata strain Guanapo linkage group LG15, Guppy_female_1.0+MT, whole genome shotgun sequence, the sequence GGTGGTCCGCATCATGGAGGTCGTCAACAAGTACAGGCAGGTGCGGAGAGTCCTGCTCTCCCGGCAGACTCTCAGGGCTCTATCGGTTCTGAGCGGTGGCGGGGCGGCAGCGATGACGAATGATCTGACGGACGGTCAGGGCGAGAACTCAGTGCAGGAGAGGTTCACCCTGAGGCTGAAGTTCCGCAGGGTGAGCAGGAAAAAGTACGAAATCGTGGGCGTGGCGTCGCCTGGCCGGGACGCCTCGTCGAGGGTCTCCTGCTGGTTCTGCGGCCGGGTGTTCACCAGCCAGGAGGAGATGATGCTCCACCGGCGGCGCCACCTGATGGACTGGAGGAAGCCAAACTGTGAAAAGTCTTAAACGTCACACACACTGGATGAGGCAGGgaagaaggaaaattaaatctggaaaaaaacacataatctcaccaaatatttttggtttagtttctttttttaaatatcgtagtacactttaaataagacagaactAACTAACAGATAAACTTTTAGTTAGTTtgagtcagtaattccttaatattactgaaaaagtactagtttcattggcacttacaacatgggaaaatatcttggtataagtgaaataatctaccagtggaactagaactgggttgctaggtaacgggctgggcctggctggcgttgctaggtaacgggctgggcctggctggcgttgctaggtaacgacgcCAGTAGAACTCACCCtttgtcatcaatattaaggaattatttacttaaaacaatcctCTATATTtcgctaaaaagttacttgtaagttagttttgtcttatttcaagaatactaagatatttgtactagaaactagagcaaaaatactttgtaagattttgttttctgtagtgaaattattgttttatagctgtcttgtgatttttttgttttgttttattttataaataaattgatgaTGCTTCCTGGAAGGTTCACATTCTCAGGGTAAACAGTTaccttttgtttctcttccagtAAAGCTCAATACAGagagtttagtttatttttatgagtcTTTTTGCCtccaaaaagtttttatttaaggtGATTTAGGTACACTGTCATGtggattattttataaaaacactgtAATCTGTTAATTTGCCATACCGTCTGTTTAAGGATCAGATTATGTACGGGTAGACTACACAGTGTGGTAGCTGTCATATTTATGTTATTGGAGGCAGAACGCTGTAAGTTACTCAGATATACCAAATGTgtgtataaaaataacaaaaaaagtacaataagCTGTTTTATTCAACCTTTATTTATCCTGcttatatttagtattttaatgCTTCTTTTATGCATTATTTCTAAGGAATCTGTGTATTTCTAAATTCTTTTGTATAAACTTTGAATCATGTTCAGAAAGTATATTATTTACTGTGAGAGCTCTATTTTTCATGCATGTATGCATGTGGGTGTTGATATCCCTggtcacattttttaattattttctttcaaaattgatttagaaaaagagagaaaaaaaagatatgagattagatttttttttcttgaagatTTGAGAACTTGAAATGATGCTAATCGTTGAATTGCACTATAAAACGTATTTCCCCGCCCTTTACCTCACCTTTCTAGGCCTTAACCTTTGACAATCCTGCTGTGGCTCTTTGTTTCCCTAATGCAGCCACTGCCCCTTATTTAAATGGGAAATGTGTGCAAAAATCCCTGTTTtcaatgatttctttttaaatttaaatagatTAGCCTTGTATATAACCCGCTATAggtactgtaaaaataaataacctgaGAATATTCACCAAGTGCCTGGAAATTATGACTATGCAATAAAACTGCATGGGTGTGATAGCATTACGAATGAAACATGCTGTTTTTGAGTGGCGATGATACTAGtcgaaacatttttatttaaatttttacagtAACTGTTGAAGTAAGAAGTCCAGCTCCCTTTTGCTGCAGCAACACTGTCTCATTCCTCATTGATTTCAACGGATTGTTTCCTGACTGAGCAtgaaaaatcctaataaaacacgAGTTAAAAACTCTTCTGAGTCCGTCTGCTGCTTTGGTTCTGCCTGCTAGCCTTTGGGAAGCATGGAATAACGAGACAGCTGACGTTTGGGTACAGGTTGTAAACTTTTCTTACTTCCTCCTAGTTGTAGCGCACCTGCAGGCAACACATTTCTAACTGCATGTCATTGCTGGTTTCACAAGTTGAGTCATTTGGGTTGTTTAAAGAGACAACACTGCAACAGCTGTCGCATATAGAAAGCAGATTAAGATCAGAGTTAAACACGCAGAGCCTGTAAAAGTGTTTACACACCATAAATGTTCTTAACCACAAAAAttgtagagaaaacaaaacatggttgAAAACTGTAGATATTATTTCCTGAACAATATTCTAATCCAATAAATTAGAAAGTTATTAAAAGGTctcatttatttacagtatattcattaattacacacagatggacgTTTGAaggcctttatttttttaactatgaCAATTTTCCACctataaaaataagacatttgaaATTAGAATTTCGCATAATATTACATCTGTTGTATCAAACCACTGATTTATTCTTGGTTCTGTTTCTGGGCTGCTCTGCAagcccagaaccagaacatgaagaagcagaaattagacacaaactttaagaaaactgaaaaattgacTAAAAGCCCtcctgtttagagctgcttttgattaataaaaactggaacgttgatcaatatatttgagatgttttgatgattttgagtttgacaaaatgtaaagtttattgcttgtttcctAATTGGTGACTGATATTTTTATGAACTTTaaacttgttgctgaaatgtgctaaacaaataaacttgacttcacataagataaaaacattttaaatacatgaatGTAGCATTAATGAAGTCTGGTTAATATCTGCTTTAAGGTTGTCAATTTTCATAAAGTACTGAatgcatatttaaattattgaatccccacagcatgatgctgcctttTCTTTAATATAGACATCAATGTGCTTTGAAGAACAGATATTTATCTGTTATATATCCAGAGTTGCGtagtaattagttacatttacttcttGGGtaagtttttggaaaaaatttacttaggagtattttttactACATCAcactttttacttgagttattttattattaagtatTTGTattcttgagtaaaatttctgtattttctacccactgaatgaaaaacaaacatgttttaaccaaaacttcaccagataaacatctgcagtttttgttagttttatcagtttttttgttgaaataaactgattagaaaaaatttattttgcctgcttttattattttttgttacttatgtaaattagtcatttttgtccttaaaatgcCATAATTTACACTtagctttatattttgttttgtctgatactacttttaaatattaaatgactttttactcttacttgagtaaagaaatgttgaaatataaagtttttgGGAACTCTTCCATCCTCCTTATGTCTTTTGGTCGAGTCAGTCTCACCCAGATTCAAACAGAACTACCAAAAAAACTACCAGCCCTTCAAAATGATACCGATTCAGAATCAAACTTTAGCGTTTATGTTGCCTAATGATTTCTGAATCACAAACCCAGCTACCGTCCAAGTACTTTcagagtaaatattttgaaCTTGGATGTCCAGAACAGTATAAACTTCAGAAACAATGCAGAAATTCGAAAGCTTAATATAAGAAACGCATATAAATTATGAttggaagaaaacataaaaactcgCTCTATAGCACcagaaagacaaacaggagaatttattacaatatgagaaaacaaaaacagcaccaGAACAAACCTTTGGGCAAAAGGTCTGAGTACATCTACAAAACAGAACTtcatacattttacaaaaatgatcTGTAATGAAAGAACGAACATCTATTGTTAAGTAAAGTTCCTGATTAAGGAAAACTATTGGtggcaaaaatgcaaaaacgaaaaacctccaaaatgcTCTAAAGCACAGGAAGAATAGCGGCAGTGTCATACTGTGtagatgtttttcatttagagaACCATGAAAACTGGTAATAAAACAGGCAGTAAGAAAAGCAATAAACTACACTTTACAAGAAGGATCTTTACTGGAAGAGTGAGGAACAACAAGCTACTGcttagaaagaaacaaaatctatGAACAAAAACTCACCAAGCATGACCACAGAGAGAGCAGGATGTGCTACAAATGCAAAAACTCCCTCCGTGAAGCATGCAAGTTGCAAGATAATGGTCACAATGTGGGAGGGGGTAGCTGGAAGTaaggaaaatgtcattttgaaaaactaaaactccaCATAcagccagaagaagaagaagttgcaTCCAGGATATGACTTTAAAACCTTCCTGTTACTGTAAATGTCTCCATGTGGAAAAACCAGGATGGCAGAGGAATCCTGCAGGAAGCTGTTGAGCAGTTCTTGGCCGGTTTCAAACTACCATCACCTGCAGCTCTGTGTTGTACTTGGAAACACGTTGAAAACGTAAAGATTCAAAGTGAAAGAACTGAGACGGTCATCTACGGCTTTACAGGAAAAAACAGCTTGGTGGCGTCTTTGGTGTTGCTCTGGCTGtcgatcagaaccagcaggttctTCTGGTGGTTCTCTATGATGCTAGAGACACTGCTGAAGAACTGATGggtaaaaacacagagaaaaacagccGGCTTATTACTTTGACCGAAATATGTTAAAGCCTGAATGCTGTGATGcttggtgaaaaaaatattcccatCTGATTATATTAGGACATTTAAATGCACACTTGTCATCTgcataaagtttaatttattcaacATATTTATCGTTGAGGCGTTCAGAACGTTTCTATTAATTGAAATAAGTGGACAAGTTTGAGgcattttgaattttctttgttccataaaacatttgtacacctttgaaaagcaaaagtagagcctcctgcacaaccaacaagaatgcaccAAGTGGATTCTGGATGGCAATTCAATaactaaacatttgttttctccagcagccattgtacagcacaaacagcggtaaaaccagctgaccaaatgtgctggagttcAGCTTGAATTGCAAGGTCATTAACTTGCAATCCAAGCTGAACTCCAGCACTGAGCTTTGCTgtagttgctaggtaacggcaggGCAGTTCTTGCaaatttgtgatgttttttttccccccagacatttttgaaaaggctcattttccagacaccaaaaaatattaatttactgcCAACAACagacgctttaaaaaaaaaaaaaaatagaaatccaaatggaagcacaaaacgtgcaaaatgtgaCATTCATCTTCAAGACAAAAGTGTCTGCAGTGAATCTGAAAGTAGCCTGATGGGAGCAGGCCAAATGAAGGCGCTGTACCTCCTCTCCCCTCTTCTCTCTCCCCAGCGCGTACTGCTTGGTGCTCGGCACGAAGCGGATCGGGATGTTGTAGACTCTGCCTTTGTAAAACACGACCAACGTGTAAGGCTGCTGCACATCCTGACCCGAGCTCTTTCTCACCATGAACGCACCgtcctgaaacagaaaacactccCAGTCAGCTCCTACGGCTTTCACGGACAGACACTTTCATACGCGCTCTCATCCATTCAGACCTTATTTGATCGCAGTAAAGCGTCATCGGCTGTTTTGCGGTCACACCGGCAGGCAAACCAGGGTTTGTGATAAACATCTGCATcctgaaataaaagcagctacagagctgaaacatttaaaatcagcaCTCTTTACGTAAAAAGTAGATGTAAAAGCACACCTTGTCCTGGTCTGTTGACCCATTTTCAGCAGCAATGCATCCCCGCTCAGCTGGTTCTGGAACAATAAGTTGCATCAGTTgatttggaaaaacagaaattcagtGTGAATGGTTGGGAACAAACGGGTCAGAACTTACTGGGTGGTGTAAACTGTGGCAGGGGGATTCTGCAAGGAAGTAAACAGCAAAAGTGAATACACAGATGGAAGTTGCGATTAAAGACAATTCATTATCAGTGAAGTATAAATGTGTCGCATGGTAAAATATTGAGTGCTGAGCGCCTTACTTTGGTCGTTTTAGATCCAGTGAGAAAGCTTTAGGAGACGGTTTCTGTTCTGGGTGCATCACAGGCAGGGAGGCGCCTTTGAAAACACAGACATCCTCAAATCAGCTGCCTTTCTACTTAGTTATTAGCGTAATGACggtttccaaaaataaacatctgcagTTCTTTGCAGAACTATTCACACACTTTCAACTCTTCACATTGGCTAGAACCAAGAGGAATACATTTGTAACAGATCCACAAACTTAAATTTTTACATGCCTTTTATGAGAGATGCTTTATATTTGTCCTTTGATGCttgtttctagtttttattCGCACATAAATGCAGGgtaatgttattattttaagttattgcatcattaattgtatttaagttcagtttctgttttcatataaCTTGTTTTTGGCTCGCTTCTGTTGCTAATTACTCTccaaaaacacttgaaataagacaaaactaacttacttAACTTTTGATTAAGCTACAGagtcttgttttaagtaaataataccttaatattgatggaaaaggtTTAGTTGCACTgggaaattatttcacttaataacaactgttacctagcaacgccagccaagctctgagccgttacctagcaacccaattCTAGTccaactggcagattatttcattcataacaagacagttttgtcttgttttgagtgaaataatctgccagtggaaatattttccatttctattaattatttatttacttaaaacaagctagtATATCCTGATGAAAAGTtagttgtaagttagttttcttatttcaagtgtaaggagatatttgcactagaaactagaccaaaaaaactttgtaatattttgtgtttttgcagtgcagctatGCATGTGGCTCACTGAAATTGTGTACAATTAGCCACAATGGCTAATAATTTTTGACTACATGTTGGccattgaaatattaaaacaatacattgtatttttaagtgtGGGATATAAAAcatcataatttattttgattttatgtaacacAAAGTCACTCATAAATcagaagcagaaggaaaatgatgcatgtttttcagtttttttcacttctttggACTGGACTTAATATTGCAGTATCAGGATAAAAGTGAGCTGAAGTCACTTTTTagcatttattaataaaaaaatagaaaacactcaTTAATAATTGTGAAATAGAAGGAGAATGATGCAtggtttttatgtgtgtgtgtgtgtgtgggctttATTGTTAATGAAGttgaatgaaagaaaagcacaaCGACAATTTTTCTTAACTACTTTACAGATATAAATTTTCAATAGTAAACGTGGTGGGTTAGCAGTGTAATATTGTGAAATATCACTGCTTCCTGGAAACTgagttgtttaaaatgtatttcccttagaaattaataaagtattgaatttgaatttaattaaattagcaTGTCAGGACGGTCAGTAACAGTGTCTTCAgacagaggcctcttcagattatCTGCAAGACAGACTGCTACTGGAAATCCTTCCAGCCCACAATGATACTTGTTGATAGGAGTTACAGCAAAATGTTgcttccctttgggataaatagaGAATTTTTTTAACTGATCTGAATGTGTTTAAGTTTCTAGTTGCGTTCTGAtaacatatattaaaaaaattcaattgcTTTGAGTAATTTagctctaaaaatgtttaagctGTTGATGATTGAcagtaaaagtcaaaataaatgtactccTGCCAAACTTTtgacagaaagaaataaacGTAGCACTAAATAATCTTTCAATTGAATTCACTTACTTTCAAATGGTCTTGGTTTCATGTCTTGTCTCTGCAATAAGAAACATTATTAGTGGTTGGCATCACAAGGTGAAAAtcaagtcaaaaagaaaaagcattgtCTGCAAGAAGGATGTCCAAACTGTGGCCCGGGtgccatttgtggccctcttTGGTTTGGGCTCTCGGTCCATAATTCAAGAACCTAGCAAATTTGTGATTAATTTGAGGTTTTTACTGACAAATGAAAtcttaaaacaatataaaggatgttttttatatagataTTGAGGACAATAAATCcccaaaaactttttaaaaaatatttacctgtCACTTAAAACAGCAACTGTCCAAGACTGTGCATATATTTTGGATCGACAATGATCTCCAAAAATTTAACTACTTTGCTAGTGTATTTCAGTATATTAttgaagagataaaaacaataaatgtctcAACTACTCTCATCTTGACATTTTTGGCCCCAATACCAAAGGGTTTGGACAccttccttccatccatccatccatccatccattttcttgacacccttgtccctcagtggggtcgggagggttgctggtgcctctccagctaacgttccaggcgagaggcggggtcaccctggacaggtcgccagtttgtcgcagggcaacacagagacacacaggacaaacaaccatgcacacacacattctgacctaggggcaatttggacaggccaattaacctgacagtcatgtttttggactgtgggaggaaaccggagtacccggagaaaacccacgcatgcacagggagaacatgcagaaagaccggggccgggaatcaaacccagaaccttcttgctgcaaggcaacagctctaccaactgcgccactgtgcagccccgtttggacaccactggtcTACAAAACTTTATTATGTTACTAACTTATCAACATATTCTTACCGGCAACACAGGTGGCTTTGGTGACCACCTGTAAACAGATCAGACACAATTTTAACCTTGTCATCAAGTAAAAGATGCGTTTCCAGGGTGAGTAACGCTTACTCTCTCTGTACAGGTTTAGGTAGACGAGGGGGAGGACCGCCTGGAGGTTCATGGCTGGAACCTGTGAGCGGGAAACGGTGCaacttaaaatgtcattttctgttctAGTTTACACAAGTTGCATATTGTTTACAAAAAGgccaattttttttactcattttctaCTCTAGTGAGCTAATATTCACTATTACCTTGATCACAGAGTTCATATTCATCATTATCTGTGGGTTGCTGGACctgaaaaagatgcagtttgTGTCCAAGTTCAGCTGAGTCAACAATTTTAAATCTACTGTTCAACATCTGATGGCACTTACAGGAGGCGTGGGTTCCCATTTATTCAGCCTGGAAAAACAGATTGGTATGAGTAAAGTGTTAGCAAAACAATAGCTTTAGTTTGAGCTGTTGACCCTTTGTTTGCACGTGGCGTCACGTCCTGTAGAACTCCGCCCACTCCGCCATGACAGACGTCAAAACAACAAGTGCGCTCCTTTAAAGTTAGTCAAAAAACAGACTTCTGTTaccgtttttttcttttttaatttttttgttttgggtgtACGGTAATATACGTTTAGCATCCCGGTCCATACTCCGCTCCAGTAGATGGCGGTAATGCACATCAATACCTTGCTtgccataaaaaacaaaacaaaacaaaaaagacctAATATCGCTTCTATTCAGttcatttcactttaaaatgctCATAGTATACTGCGCGGTCGGCTTCACAATCAGACAAGGATGTAAATCAAACGTTTGCATTTTactttataacttttaatgaggaaagatacGGCGGCGATGGATACCAGCCGTCAATCATAATGACCGTCAGCCCTCGGTGTAACCGCGGATTGGCAgcgaacactttttacaagctaagaagattaacgttcaTATAGTAAGTATGATTAGA encodes:
- the blnk gene encoding B-cell linker protein isoform X3 produces the protein MSTLGLNVNMDTLNKLAAPATAKIRQLQKMVQDIKKNDGSLLNKIRRLKSKPRPNVPARDYRDFRDNDQGSDPEYNEPCDDPPEDDNYEPPPVHREFTRSPFTSFPKGEYLDSCHARPSRPPRKPVRPVKASKQLPPEPSHPWSDKEEDYIDPDANGEDDYIEPTESSSPKGGNRGDYPILPPALPDRPSSPEDLYEEPEKERNRFCPPPFKPGPSLPKPTPRLNKWEPTPPVQQPTDNDEYELCDQGSSHEPPGGPPPRLPKPVQREWSPKPPVLPRQDMKPRPFESASLPVMHPEQKPSPKAFSLDLKRPKIPLPQFTPPKPAERGCIAAENGSTDQDKDADVYHKPWFACRCDRKTADDALLRSNKDGAFMVRKSSGQDVQQPYTLVVFYKGRVYNIPIRFVPSTKQYALGREKRGEEFFSSVSSIIENHQKNLLVLIDSQSNTKDATKLFFPVKP